The segment GGACTGTTCGAGCTTTTTGAAAGAAAGCTATCTTCTGTAAAAGAGCTGTTTGAGTTTAGATCTATTATCGTAATATCTGCGCAAGCTCCTTCTTTGATGATTCCTCCAGGCAAATTTAAAAGCTGGGCTGGTTTAGAGCTCAAATTATCCACCAGAGTCTTAAGGCTTATCGTTTTTGTTTGCACAAGCTTATCGTATAGTATAGCAAAAGCAGTCTCAAATCCAATTATTCCAAAGGGAGCATGATCAAACTCACGTTCTTTTTCAAAATCTGCATGAGGAGCATGATCTGAAGCAATGCAATCTATCAAACCTTCTTTTAATGCAGATATGCACGCCTGGCGATCTTTTTCACTTCGTAGAGGAGGTTTCATTTTTGTATTTGTATTAAAACTGCTACACGCTTCTTCGGCAAGAACCAAATGGTGGGGAGTTACTTCACAAGTGACTGGAAGTCCTCGTTTTTTAGCACTGCGTACCAATTCTAACGACCGTTCAGTAGATATATGCGCGATGTGAAGCCTGGCCCCAGCGCTTTCTGCAAGCATAATATCTCGCGCAATGATAACTTCTTCGGCTAACCCTGGTATGCCAGATAATCCAATTCTTGTGGCAACTTTTCCGGCATGAATCTGCCCCTTGCCTGCCAATGCGTAGTCTTCTGGGTGCACAATCACCGGAAGCTTGAAGTTTGCTGCATATCGCAAACAGGAAAGCATTAAGCGCGAGTTTTGCACACAGTTTCCATCATCGCTAACGGCAACAATGCCTCCTGATTTCATGGTCGCCATTTCGCTGATCTCTTCTCCTTTGCTCTGTTTTGTTAGGGCGCCAATAACATAAACTTTCGCACTTCCGAGCTCTTTTGCGCGCAATTGAATATACTCAACCGAAGCAATATTATCGGTAACCGGATCTGTATTGGGCATTGCGCATACTGCAGTATAACCTCCTTTCGCCGCACTTCTGGTTCCTGTTACAATATCCTCTTTGTAAGTTTGACCAGGATCACGCAGATGGGCATGTAAATCTATAAAACCAGGAAATATTGCAGCACCTGCAGCATCTATAGTACGGTCTGCCCTATCATCAATTTGCTTGGCAATACTAGCAATTTTCCGACCATCTATTAGCATCTCTTTTCTTAATAGCTTGCCATCCATATATATACGAGCATTTTTTATGATTGTTTTCATTCTTCTTCTCCCACCATTATGCTTTTCCACCTAAGATCAGAAACATCAATGCCATCCTAATTGCTACTCCATTTGCCACTTGTTCTACTATTACGCTTTGTTTACTATCGGCTATCTCAGGTAAGATCTCCACCCCTCGATTCATTGGTCCTGGATGCATGATCAGTGCATTTCCCTTTGCGTATTTAAGAGTGTCTTTTGATAACACATAGTGCTTACTATATTCCTCTAAACTGGGAAAAAGCCCCTCAGACATTCTTTCTAGCTGCATTCTTAATCCCATTACCACGTCTGCTCCACTTAACGCCTTACCCAAATCGTACTCGACCTTACAATCATAAACGCTTTCCATATTAGATGGCATTAGGGTTTTGGGGCCGCATACTGTCACTTTTGCCCCCAATTTACGCATTCCAATAAGGTTTGAGCGTACAACTCTACTATGCAAAATATCGCCCACTATCGAAATCTTTAAGCCCTTAATATCTCCCCTTTTTTCCCAAATTGAATAGATATCTAAAAGCGCTTGAGTAGGGTGTGCATGACGCCCATCGCCTCCATTTATCACGGGTTTTTGTGAGTACTTATTTACTAACTGGGGACTTCCCGGAGAACTGTGTCGTATGCAATAAAGATCTATACCCATTGCATTTAAAGTATACACAGTATCTTGTAAACTTTCGCCCTTTTGTAATGCAGATACATTAGCCTGAAAACTCACCACATCGGCAGATAGTCTGTTTGCGGCAAGCTCAAAGCTCATTCGTGTACGTGTGCTATTTTCTACAAAAAGCGTGCATACGGTTTTTCCACGAAGGGTTGGAATTTTTTTGTATTCACGCGTATTAATCTCTTTCATTCCTTTTGCTGCTTCAAGAATGTACATGATTTCATCGCGAGAATAATCGTCCAGATCGAAGACGTTGCGACCTAAGAATTGAGGATTCATTTGTTTCTCCTTTCAAGCTCACTGGCATTGATTAAAGGTTAATTTGATACAAGTTTGGCAAATCTATCGCATTCGTCAAGTATAATTTTGGCTCTCATCGGAATCAATTATATATCTTCTTGAAAGATATATAGATAGTTTCACACATCTGCAATTCTTCATTTTTTCGTTGCTATAATTAGCCCGTTTTATTTGGAATTTTGCTGGGTAGTGTCTCAAAGGTTGGTGTAAATTGGAGTCAGCCAGATGAAGAAAAAGCTTGAGCCGGTTCCAGCCCGTCGCAGCAAGGTAGATTGTTTATAAAAAAGAACTTGACTTGGATTAGCTAGATGAATACAATGCAATTGGTTGTTTGGCCTACATAGATTGTGAGTAACAAGGTATATCAGATGCTCTCAAACAACCAGAGAAACAAAGAGTTGGAATTTACGCCAACATTGGGGACTCACCAGTTCGAGTAGAGTCCAGGATCATTTACCAATAGGAGTCTAGTATAGATATCAAATCTGTCGATAGACTCTTTTTCGGCTGATTCAATACTTAGTTCTCTGAAACCATTTCAAATCCCTTCTCTGTTAAATGATATTGCGAGGTTTAAATATGCATAGTGTTCTTGGCACTTATCTTCTGAACGAGGGAAAGCCGCCGATAGATTACATTCTGGGAAAGTTTGAGGATCACGACATCGTGCTTTTGGGAGAAATGCACTATATTCGTCAACAAGTGGAGCTGTATCACCGTGTGATACCCTTGCTTCCGGATTATGGCATCACAATAGTGGCCACAGAATTTGGCCGTCGTGCGGATCAAGCAATGATCGACGAGTTGCTATCCAAAAAGTGGTTCGATTTCCCTCTGGCAAAACGGATCACCCTCAGACAGGAAGCCTTTTGGGGATACCAGGAGTATCTGGATATATTCAGGGTAATCTGGCAACAAAACCGAATAAATCCACCCTCAAAACAAATCCGCTGCGTTGGCCTGAACGATCCCTATAATTGGAAGCTATACAACCAGATATGCCGCGAACAAAACCGCAAACCCAATCCCGAGGAGATCGATTTGATCTGGAAGGATTGCAACGAAATGAATTGGCTGGAAGCGTTAAATGCATATCACAATCCCGGAGTAAGCAAAGTATTCGGTATCATGGGCTCTCACCACGCTTTTACCCTTTATCGCGAACCTAGTTTCAATATTGAGAATGGCTGTAAAGTCTTCAAAGGTTTCGAAACCGTCCGCTTTGGCAACCATCTTCATGATCAGTATAAAGACAGAGTGTGTAGTATCTGCTTCTACGATCCCTGGGATGCCATTAAAGCCGATGCTCCCCGAAAGGCTCCGGGCGGCGGCATCATTGAGACGATAGTCAGTCCACACTTTTCCGAATTGGCTTTTGACCTGAAAGGCAGTCCGGTAGGCGATTTGCCGGATGATAGCTTTTACTCTCTGGGTTATGAGGATTTCCGATTGAGAGACATCGCCGATGGCATGATCTATACCTGCAAATTCTCCCAGTTCAAAGCCCTTACTCCGATACCGGATTTTATTGATGAAGACAATCTGCATGAGTTCCGCGATTTCGCTCCGTTTAACGATATGACAGATAAAAGCTGTGACGAGATCAACAGCACCATCGCTAAGTGGGCTGACATCTCTGACATCTGCTAATTGCCTCGATTGATGGAGATTATATGACTTGAATATTTACTAGTCATTCAAGAAAGGGAAAGTTATCAAGTTACATATTTTCTATCCGATTTCTAAATGTGGTCTTTGGGTGTCATCTAATACTGACCATACTCAAGTGTATATGCACCGATAAAGAGTTTACATTCTTTTCATCATTTTTCTAACCATAATCCAAGATAATCATCATAGCCATCCAAGCTCCTATGCTTAAGCTAGCAATTAGCGAAGGTTAACGCAGATATCAAGCTATAAATTAAGGAACACCCCTGCTTGAACTTGTGCTAAGCATAGCTTGATCTTTTAACAAAGGAACCGATAACAAAAGTTAATTAGTAGCAGACAGTATTATAATCAATTTTCCAGATGCTGCGTTTGCATTAGTTTATTCTGTTGTAGAATCTATCATTAATTCAACTATAAAGATTTACGTCAAAGCTCAATCCTTGATTTGTGAGTTAGACAGATAAAAATGGCTTGACTTTTTATGCCTTACCATTTTTATTGGAAGCAAAGATTAGTACAGGAGATTCCGTATGAGAAAACTCGTTATAATCCTGCTGGCACTGGCATTGGGTCTCAGTGCGTGTAGCACAGCCAGGCAGAAGCTAAGTCCTCGAGCAAACGTTAATGCCAAAACCGCAGGCGTATATTATGCCCAACAGAACGTTGAGAAAGCCGAAGAATTCTATCGCAAAGTATTGGAAGCGCACCCAGATCATGCTTTGTCATTACGCCGTATTGCCGATATCAGTCTGTATAAGGGCGAGAATTTCCCGGCAAAAACTGTAGAATTTAATACAGAAGCTTTTCAATACTATACTAAAGCTCTTGAAATATATGATGGTTATGATGATCTTACTAACGAAGAGAAGTTGGATATTAGAGACATGACTCGTCGTCGAGATGGTGCATGGACAAGAATTTACCGGGCTGGAGATGAAGCAGCCACAGCGGGTAACACTCAAGAAGCTATGGAAATCTTTGAACTAGCTCACGATTTAAATCCAGATCGTTTCGAGCCGATGATTCGCTTAAAGGACATCTATCAGAAAGAACTGAAAGACGATGCTAAGGCCGAAGAAATTCTTCTATCACTTATCGAAAAAGAGCCTGATAATCAAGATTACATTTTAGAAATAGGTGCCTTTTATTTCAATGTGAAGAATTTTGCTGAAGCAGCAAAGTACTTTGAGCAAGCTAGAGAAAACGCACCAGCAGATACAGATAACCTTATGAATTTATCATATTCATACTACGAGCTGGAAAATTATAGTAAGGCTTTGGAGGTAACTCAGGCAGCTCTGGAATTGCAACCAGCAGATCTGGATATTCTGCTCAATGCCCGTGATATAGCATATCGTAGCGATAATAAGGAACTTACAGTTTCATATCTTAAAAAGCTATTAGACATTCGCAGCAACGAATTGGAATATGCACAGCTCTGCTTATTATTAAATGAACTTGAGCAGTATGAAGAGCTGATTTCTTATGCGCAGCAATGGTATCAGTGGGACAACGAAAACGAAGATGCCGTTCAATTTGTTATTCTTGCAGCTGCCAAAACAGATAATAAGCCATTACAAGAGACTTTTACCCGCATATTACAATCCATGAGAGAATAACCTGTTATACAGTAGTTTGAGGGGTGCCAAAGCTCACCCCTCATTTTTTTTATGAAAAAT is part of the Candidatus Cloacimonadota bacterium genome and harbors:
- a CDS encoding tetratricopeptide repeat protein; translation: MRKLVIILLALALGLSACSTARQKLSPRANVNAKTAGVYYAQQNVEKAEEFYRKVLEAHPDHALSLRRIADISLYKGENFPAKTVEFNTEAFQYYTKALEIYDGYDDLTNEEKLDIRDMTRRRDGAWTRIYRAGDEAATAGNTQEAMEIFELAHDLNPDRFEPMIRLKDIYQKELKDDAKAEEILLSLIEKEPDNQDYILEIGAFYFNVKNFAEAAKYFEQARENAPADTDNLMNLSYSYYELENYSKALEVTQAALELQPADLDILLNARDIAYRSDNKELTVSYLKKLLDIRSNELEYAQLCLLLNELEQYEELISYAQQWYQWDNENEDAVQFVILAAAKTDNKPLQETFTRILQSMRE
- a CDS encoding ChaN family lipoprotein, which gives rise to MHSVLGTYLLNEGKPPIDYILGKFEDHDIVLLGEMHYIRQQVELYHRVIPLLPDYGITIVATEFGRRADQAMIDELLSKKWFDFPLAKRITLRQEAFWGYQEYLDIFRVIWQQNRINPPSKQIRCVGLNDPYNWKLYNQICREQNRKPNPEEIDLIWKDCNEMNWLEALNAYHNPGVSKVFGIMGSHHAFTLYREPSFNIENGCKVFKGFETVRFGNHLHDQYKDRVCSICFYDPWDAIKADAPRKAPGGGIIETIVSPHFSELAFDLKGSPVGDLPDDSFYSLGYEDFRLRDIADGMIYTCKFSQFKALTPIPDFIDEDNLHEFRDFAPFNDMTDKSCDEINSTIAKWADISDIC
- a CDS encoding dihydroorotase: MKTIIKNARIYMDGKLLRKEMLIDGRKIASIAKQIDDRADRTIDAAGAAIFPGFIDLHAHLRDPGQTYKEDIVTGTRSAAKGGYTAVCAMPNTDPVTDNIASVEYIQLRAKELGSAKVYVIGALTKQSKGEEISEMATMKSGGIVAVSDDGNCVQNSRLMLSCLRYAANFKLPVIVHPEDYALAGKGQIHAGKVATRIGLSGIPGLAEEVIIARDIMLAESAGARLHIAHISTERSLELVRSAKKRGLPVTCEVTPHHLVLAEEACSSFNTNTKMKPPLRSEKDRQACISALKEGLIDCIASDHAPHADFEKEREFDHAPFGIIGFETAFAILYDKLVQTKTISLKTLVDNLSSKPAQLLNLPGGIIKEGACADITIIDLNSNSSFTEDSFLSKSSNSPWLNESVKSRVKYTFMNGRITYQDS
- a CDS encoding aspartate carbamoyltransferase catalytic subunit; translated protein: MNPQFLGRNVFDLDDYSRDEIMYILEAAKGMKEINTREYKKIPTLRGKTVCTLFVENSTRTRMSFELAANRLSADVVSFQANVSALQKGESLQDTVYTLNAMGIDLYCIRHSSPGSPQLVNKYSQKPVINGGDGRHAHPTQALLDIYSIWEKRGDIKGLKISIVGDILHSRVVRSNLIGMRKLGAKVTVCGPKTLMPSNMESVYDCKVEYDLGKALSGADVVMGLRMQLERMSEGLFPSLEEYSKHYVLSKDTLKYAKGNALIMHPGPMNRGVEILPEIADSKQSVIVEQVANGVAIRMALMFLILGGKA